From one Trachemys scripta elegans isolate TJP31775 chromosome 14, CAS_Tse_1.0, whole genome shotgun sequence genomic stretch:
- the LOC117887473 gene encoding olfactory receptor 14A16-like: protein MSNRTTLTEFLLLGFSDVRELQIWHFVGFLVMYLAALVGNLLIFMAITFDHHLHNPMYFFLMNLSILDLASISVTIPKSLANSLMNTRSISYAGCVAQVFFLLFFMTADFFFLVIMAYDRYVAICQPLHYDTMMNSKACVQMATGAWISGILISVLHTGTTFALTFCGGNMVDQFFCEIPQLLKLTCSDSYLSEIGVLAFSVCLGLGCFVFMIVSYVQLFKSVLRIPSEQGRHKAFSTCLPHLTVVSLFVCTGIFAYLKPTSSSTSALDLVMAVLYSVLPPIVNPIIYSLRNKEIKAALRRLTGCR from the coding sequence atgtccaaccGAACCACCCTGACcgagttccttctcctgggattctctgatgttcgggAGCTGCAGATTTGGCACTTTGTGGGGTTTCTAGTGATGTACTTGGCAGCCTTGGTGGGCAATCTTCTTATCTTCATGGCCATCACCTTCGACCACCACCTTCACaaccccatgtacttcttcctgatgaATCTGTCCATCCTAGACCTTGCCTCCATCTCTGTCACcatccccaaatccctggccAACTCCCTCATGAATACCAGGTCCATTTCCTATGCTGGATGTGTTGCCCaagtctttttcctcctcttcttcatgaCAGCAGATTTTTTCTTTCTCGTTATCATGGCGTATGACCGATATGTTGccatctgccaaccactgcactatgACACAATGATGAACAGCAAagcttgtgtccaaatggcaACTGGTGCCTGGATCAGTGGGATTCTCATCTCTGTACTACACACCGGGACTACGTTTGCATTGACATTCTGTGGAGGCAACATggtggatcagttcttctgtgaaatcccccagctacTGAAGCTCACCTGCTCTGACTCCTATCTGAGTGAAATTGGGGTTCTTGCATTTAGTGTGTGTTTAGGCTTAGGCTGCTTTGTTTTTATGATTGTTTCATATGTTCAGCTCTTCAAATCAGTGCTGAgaatcccctctgagcagggacgacataaagccttctccacctgccttccTCACCTCACTGTGGTCTCCTTGTTTGTTTGCACTGGCATTTTTGCCTATCTgaaacccacctccagctccaCATCTGCTCTGGATCTTGTGATGGCTGTTCTTTATTCCGTATTGCCACCAATCGTGAATCCAATtatctacagcctgaggaacaaagagATCAAAGCTGCCCTCAGGAGACTGACTGGGTGTAGGTAA
- the LOC117887474 gene encoding olfactory receptor 2A25-like: MWGENRTLGTKFSLLGLSSNMQEQLILFGVFTAIYLVALMDNVLILPLISLDSRLHTLMYFLLGNLSVVDISSTSSTMPKMLANYLLQDKSISRAFCLSQMLFFISFGGIECLLLGVMAYDRYIVICHPLHYGTFMLGGLRFPRLGTHGEGFKETGSAPQKGKDKATKIT; the protein is encoded by the exons ATGTGGGGGGAGAACAGAACCTTGGGGACCAAATTCAGCCTCCTAGGTCTCTCCAGCAACATGCAGGAGCAGCTCATCCTCTTTGGGGTCTTCACAGCCATTTACCTGGTGGCCCTGATGGACAACGTGCTCATCTTACCGCTGATCAGTCTGGACTCCAGGCTCCACACACTCATGTATTTCCTCCTGGGCAACCTTTCAGTGGTGGACATTAGCTCCACCAGCTCCACCATGCCCAAGATGTTGGCCAATTATCTCTTGCAGGACAAGTCCATCTCAAGGGCTTTCTGCCTCTCTCAAATGCTCTTCTTCATCTCCTTCGGGGGGATCgagtgcctcctgctgggggTCATGGCCTATGACCGCTACATTGTCATCTGTCATCCTCTACACTATGGCACGTTCATGCTGGGA GGGTTGCGCTTCCCTAGACTCGGCACACATGGGGAAGGGTTTAAGGAGACGGGTTCAGCCCCCCAGAAGGGCAAGGACAAAGCCACCAAGATCACgtga